From the Candidatus Stygibacter australis genome, the window TGGTTCAAGCGCGTTTCTGAGGAACTGGATTTCAAATTACCACGTGGAGCTGGAAGTCATGTGGATGTCGCTGCTCAGCAACTGGCGGATAAGATTGGCAAAAAGAGTATGTTCAATTATGTAAAAACCCATTTCACAAATTATGATAAAATTAAATAGAGGATGTTATAATGCTGCATAAATTCAAAGACTGGTCACCCAAACTGGCAAAAGGTGTCTGGATAGCTGATTCTGCGGAAGTTATCGGCAGAGTGGAACTCGGTGAAGATGTATCGATCTGGTTTGGAGCAGTTCTAAGAGGTGATATTCATTATATCAAAGTTGGAAAAGGATCAAATATTCAGGATCTGGCTGTAGTTCATGTAACGCATTACACAAAGCCAGATATGTCGGACGGATTTCCCACAATCATTGGAAACTACGTGACAGTGGGGCATAAAGCTATGCTGCATGGTTGCACGATAGAAGATTATTCCCTGATCGGGATGAATGCCACTATCCTTGACGGTGCTGTTATTGGCTCAGAGTCTATTGTAGGTGCCGGCTCAGTTGTCACTATGGGTAAGAAATTCCCGCCCCGCAGCATGATAATAGGAACTCCTGCAAAAGTTGTCCGGCAGTTGACTGATGCTGAAGTTGCCGACCTGCATCATCACAGTGAACTATATGTTAAATTCAAAGATGGTTTTCTTAATTCTTGAAGGGTGAAGAGTGAATAGTGAACAGTGAAGAGTGAAGAGTGAAGAGATGGGAGAAAAATCTTGAATAATAAGTAGGAATGAAAACATTGGCAATATATGGTAAATATACGCGAAGGATAATAAAATATATGGATAAGATTGAGGATAAGGTAATATAATGCTGAAACTTAAGATAATAGGGTTGATATTGCTGCTGGCAGGGATTTTGCTATGTGTGCCGATAGCCTGGGTGGAGGATCTGCCGATTGAGGGCGCAGAATTTCAGGAGAAGATGTCGGAACTTCCTGACAGTCTTGATCTGGTGACGAGACGTCAGCAGGCTATGGATAATATGATCGAGGAGAAGCTACTACTGCTATATGGCAGGGAGCAGAGGATAGAAGTGAGTGAAGAGGAAACTGAAGCATTATTTATCAATGCTTTTTCTGATCATGAGATGTTTATGACAGAGGGAAAGTTTGATAACGGAAAATTTAATGAACATAAGGAAAGCCCACGGATACAGGAGATACTGGCAGAGATGCATGAAGATATTCTGATAGAAAAGACCAGGGCATTAGTGATGCGGAGTCTTGAGCAATCCGATGATGAACTGCTGGAACGATATTTTTTGGAAAACGTGAGAATAGATGTTAGTTATGCTCAGTTTGATCTATCTGATGTGAGTATTTCTCCGCAGCTTACAGCAGGTGGGGCCCGTAAATATTTTATGGATCATCGCAATAGATATATGGAAGAGCCGGTGGTTAAGCTGGGTTTAACCAAGATCCCCTTTGCTGATTTTCGCAGGATAGCAGAAGAGAATGTAGCAAAGCAGATCCAGGAAATTACAGTTTTTGAGTTGCTGTCGGAATATGCTGAAGGTGATAGTGTGGATATGGAGGAATTACAGCTTCAGGCTGATGCAATCAATCAGGAAATGAGAGAGAAAGCAATAATTGAGGAAGAACATCGTTTGGCATGGGAAGAATCCCAAATGGTGAAAAGATATCTTGAGCGAGATCTGCCGATAAGATATCCAAAGATCACCACGGGATTTGTGAAATCTACTGGAGCAACCGGGCAAATTCCTAAACAGATTATCAGACAGGGTCTGGAGATGCAGTGGGGTGAAGTAAGTGCACCACGGGAGATGTCAGACGGGTTATTGATCACCTGGTTAATTGAGAAGAAAAGATCTGCTGAGGTAGAGCTTGAAGATGTGAAACAAAGGGTGTGGCAGGATTATATCCGGGATCTGGATTTTCAGGAAAATGCGGAGGAATTCAGGCGATATTTTTATGATCATCTGGATGATTATAAAGTTCCAGCTCTAATAGTAAACAGAGTGGATCTCACAGAGCGAGCCTACGGTCGGAATTGGCCTATGACTAAGGATAAGCAGAAGATAGTCAGTGAGTTAGAGAAATACCTATTCAACGAGGATTACTTAGCCTGGGTAGCAGAAGATAATGGATTGAAATGCGTGAAACAGACTATTTATATGGAGAAATATGGTTTCAAGGATGAAATTGACCAGCAGATAACGGAAATGGTAAAATCTGGGACGGTATATGGAGTGGCATCGGGCGATGGGATCGAATCCTTTTTTGTGGTGAGTTCCATTTATCCCAGATATATACCTGAATTTGATGATCTTCTGGAATTGGGGTATTTTATTACTGCAGCTGATAACGAATCTGATGAGCAGGTAATTGAGGAATATTATCAAAGGAATCAGAAAGACCTTACTACCAGAGATAGTGTGTCTCTGACTGGAGTGGTTTATAAGCTGGAACCTGACAGTGTGAGCGTGGATAGCCTGGAAATTGAAGAATATTATCAGCGCAATCTGGGTAAATATTTTCATGAAGATGCTGTGGATTGCAGTTTCCTGGTATGTCTGGACCGTGAGAGAGCAGAACTTGCATATAATTATCTGCGTCAGGGAGTTGAATATAACCTGGTGAAATGGTGTTTTTCAGATACCAGTTATTTTTTCAAGGATGGGATGATAGAATATCAGTCTTTGCCGGAAGAAGTGCAGAAGGTGATCCGTAATATGCCGGAGCGCATGTATAGCGCACCATTGAAGACGGATATAGGCTGGCTGATAATCGGGAAAAACCAGGCTAAACCAGCAGGATATAATTCACTTGAAGAGGTGAAGGATCAGATTGAAAGTGAGCTTAAGTTTTACAAAGCAGATTCTCTGGCATATAACAAGGCAAAGGCAGTATTTGATTCTACGTCTTCGTTTAATGATTGTGCCAGATATGCAGAACCCGAAAATATTTTCAAGACACCATATCAGGAATTTGAACAAGATTTTCCCGGGTTAGGAAACCTGGCGAAATATAGATCAGCTTTGATGAGATTGTATTGGAATGAGAAACTTACCCAACTTGTAAAAGTTGATAATGGATACGCTGTGCTTTTTATGCGGAAGAAGAAAGCGGCTAAGCAATTAACCTATTCGGAAGCGAAATCCAAGATCAAAGAGATATTTGCCTCTGAAAATGAGTTGGAAAAAGGGAAGACATATATTCGCTCGATAATTACTGACCTGAAAAATGGAGCTGAAGCAGATTC encodes:
- a CDS encoding gamma carbonic anhydrase family protein translates to MLHKFKDWSPKLAKGVWIADSAEVIGRVELGEDVSIWFGAVLRGDIHYIKVGKGSNIQDLAVVHVTHYTKPDMSDGFPTIIGNYVTVGHKAMLHGCTIEDYSLIGMNATILDGAVIGSESIVGAGSVVTMGKKFPPRSMIIGTPAKVVRQLTDAEVADLHHHSELYVKFKDGFLNS
- a CDS encoding peptidylprolyl isomerase, whose protein sequence is MLKLKIIGLILLLAGILLCVPIAWVEDLPIEGAEFQEKMSELPDSLDLVTRRQQAMDNMIEEKLLLLYGREQRIEVSEEETEALFINAFSDHEMFMTEGKFDNGKFNEHKESPRIQEILAEMHEDILIEKTRALVMRSLEQSDDELLERYFLENVRIDVSYAQFDLSDVSISPQLTAGGARKYFMDHRNRYMEEPVVKLGLTKIPFADFRRIAEENVAKQIQEITVFELLSEYAEGDSVDMEELQLQADAINQEMREKAIIEEEHRLAWEESQMVKRYLERDLPIRYPKITTGFVKSTGATGQIPKQIIRQGLEMQWGEVSAPREMSDGLLITWLIEKKRSAEVELEDVKQRVWQDYIRDLDFQENAEEFRRYFYDHLDDYKVPALIVNRVDLTERAYGRNWPMTKDKQKIVSELEKYLFNEDYLAWVAEDNGLKCVKQTIYMEKYGFKDEIDQQITEMVKSGTVYGVASGDGIESFFVVSSIYPRYIPEFDDLLELGYFITAADNESDEQVIEEYYQRNQKDLTTRDSVSLTGVVYKLEPDSVSVDSLEIEEYYQRNLGKYFHEDAVDCSFLVCLDRERAELAYNYLRQGVEYNLVKWCFSDTSYFFKDGMIEYQSLPEEVQKVIRNMPERMYSAPLKTDIGWLIIGKNQAKPAGYNSLEEVKDQIESELKFYKADSLAYNKAKAVFDSTSSFNDCARYAEPENIFKTPYQEFEQDFPGLGNLAKYRSALMRLYWNEKLTQLVKVDNGYAVLFMRKKKAAKQLTYSEAKSKIKEIFASENELEKGKTYIRSIITDLKNGAEADSLLYFLGGIHREMNLGLNSDIPGFEQSQILIQDMTNHEAGYYSP